CTGCCTCTCGCAACACCAAAGCTCGTCGAAGCGGGCCGGGCATGTCGCCGCGTGATGGCCTTCGGCCATCCGGGCGAGGCATGCCTCGCCCCTACGGGAACTTCGATCGCGAATACCGAAGCAGATCGTCAATCAGCATAAGACACTCACCGGTCCCACAGTGGCGGCTGCTCGCGCACCACCCGAGCCTCGGCGTCGGTGACGGGCAGGCGCACCATCGTATCGAAGCCGGCGCGGGCGCCGCATTCCATATAGTCACTGAAGCGGGGGTCGCGCCCCGGATATCCGGGATAGGCGTGTCCCCCCTGATAGACTTCGGCCCGATCGGCCCAGAAGCGCAGCACCGGCATCGGTCGGTCGCGCCATTCCGCCGGCTCGTCGCCGGTGGGCTCATAGGGGCCGGAGAACCAGCCGGTCGCGCGATCGAGACGAAGCCGCCGCCCTCCCATGTCACAGAGATGCGCGTTGGAGCCAATCGCGTCGCCGATGGCGTCGATCGTGCCGTCGGCATTCACCTCGACCACCACGCGCGCCCGTGCCGATCCTAGAACCACCGGAACGAGACGGCGAAACAGGGCGTGCCTCCGAAAGGCGTCGTCGAACGACACCACCGGCTCGGCGAACAGGACGACCGCGCCCGGCCGGAGCCAGGCCGGCGGCTGGCCGGGCGTGATCTGCGCCGGGTCGTCCAGCGAATCGCGGAGCAACGGATCGCGGATGCCTGCGAGCAGGACCCGATAGTCGTCGCGGTCGATCTCGGCTGTCGCATCGCCGCCGCGAAGAACCAGGGGACCTGCCAGCTCGGCGTCGGCAAGGTCGCGAAGCTGATGGAGTCCGACCTCGGTCCGGTCGAGGCGCGCGCCGGCAAAATCAGCGCGGAACCACCAGCTGTGCAGACTGGCGCCCGTCAGGTTCGCGCCGCGCAGGCTCAGCGACCGCTCGTCGGGGCAGCCATCTTCCTGGGTGATTCCGCAATCGATGCGAAAGCCGCTGAGGTCGGCACGGTCGAGCCGAAGGTTCTCGAAGCTGCCGAACACGTTCCCGTCGATGCGGCCGCGGGAGAAGTCGGCGCCGGAAGCGTCGACGTTGGCCATGTCGGGATTGCGCAGCAGCACGCCGGGCATGCGCGCCCCCGCGAGCTTCGCCCCGCTGAGGTTGGAGCGAATGAAGCCCACGCCGTGCGCGTCGGCGCCGCGCCAGTCGGTGCCTGACAGATCGGTTCCGATGAAGCAGACGTTGTGCAGGCGGGCGCCGCGGAAATCGCTGCCCGAGAAGTTGCCGCCGCGAACGACGATCAACGTATCGCCACGCGACTCGCGCAGCGCCAGCAGGGCGTCACGCCCCGAGACCGACGCGCCGTCTAGCGGCTCCGGCAAGCCTGACTCGATGGAGCCTTCCGACCAGGAGTACGCAGCCGACTGACAGGACTGGGGCACGGTGGCCACGGCCACGGTGGCCACGGTGGGGGCGGTGTCGGCGGCGGCCGCGATGACGGTGTCGGCTGCGGCCGCGCCGGTGTTCTCGCCCTCGCCGCCGCCGCACGCCGCCAGCGCCAGCACGGCCGCCGCGACGGGCACCCGCCTCGCCTTCATCGCCTGCTTTCCGGTCTCGGGTCTCCCCCGTTCTCTTCCGCGCGGATCGCTCCCGCGCCATGCAACAACCGGACGAGCCGCCCCCGCAGTGAGGACCGTCTCGCACCGCTCATCCCTGCCCTGGCGCCGAGGCTGGCGCGCGCCGCGCTCCGGCACGATCCTCCGTCCCCACCCTTGCGCTTCCGCCCCGTCCGGACAGCTGCGGAATCGATGTCCCCGCCGTGCGGCAGGTGTTCCTCAACCGTACGGACCGAATGGCG
This region of Longimicrobium sp. genomic DNA includes:
- a CDS encoding pentapeptide repeat-containing protein codes for the protein MKARRVPVAAAVLALAACGGGEGENTGAAAADTVIAAAADTAPTVATVAVATVPQSCQSAAYSWSEGSIESGLPEPLDGASVSGRDALLALRESRGDTLIVVRGGNFSGSDFRGARLHNVCFIGTDLSGTDWRGADAHGVGFIRSNLSGAKLAGARMPGVLLRNPDMANVDASGADFSRGRIDGNVFGSFENLRLDRADLSGFRIDCGITQEDGCPDERSLSLRGANLTGASLHSWWFRADFAGARLDRTEVGLHQLRDLADAELAGPLVLRGGDATAEIDRDDYRVLLAGIRDPLLRDSLDDPAQITPGQPPAWLRPGAVVLFAEPVVSFDDAFRRHALFRRLVPVVLGSARARVVVEVNADGTIDAIGDAIGSNAHLCDMGGRRLRLDRATGWFSGPYEPTGDEPAEWRDRPMPVLRFWADRAEVYQGGHAYPGYPGRDPRFSDYMECGARAGFDTMVRLPVTDAEARVVREQPPLWDR